The following is a genomic window from Ignavibacteriota bacterium.
GCGCTCATCCGCTTCGAGGAACACGGGGACATCGGATGTGGCCGATGACCCCTGGATCAGGACATCGGAGGCGCTCTGACAGCGGATCAGCGACGCTGCGGTGGGATCGCCCTGCGCCCGAAAGCGGCCGACGGTGATATTCGAGGCATCCGCAACGACAAGCGCGGGGCGTGCATCGGACCCTTGCCGGGTGAAGACGACGTTGTCCACCACCACCTCCTCCGCATGGCGGATATACAGCCCGTAGGCGGGAAGTGCACCCCAATGCGTCCCTTCCGGATATTGATCAACGGCCTCCTCCGGCATCCGCTTCGCATCGGCGAGAGTCCCGCCACCGGGGAATCCGATCACGATGTTGCTGAGGTGAACCGATGTCACACGGTGGCCGGGAATGCCGCTGACCGAACAGCCTATCGGCCCACCGGCGGTGGCGGTGATATTGCGCACCACGATATCGCGCACCGTCCCCACACCCGGGGCGGGGGCGTCGGCGGCATACTTCCGCCCCCGGGCTCCGAGGCGGATGAAGATCGGCACCTTCGGCCCATCGATGACACAATCGCTCACAGACACACGCTCAAGGACCCCGCCATCCACCGTAGCAAGCGTGATCCCGCTGATGCCCGCCGGATGCCCCACGATCGCTTTGGTGTTCGCCGAGGGTTTCACGACGATGTTCGTGATGGTGATATTCCGGAAGCCCCCGGTGGATTCCGTACCGGTCTTGATCGCGTTGCAGTGACTGCTCACGACGCAGTTCGTGATGGTCACATTCTCGGTGACATGCGGCGAGGTACTCTTCAGGGTGATAGCGTCATCCTCGGTGTCGCCGATGCAATCAGCGATGATCACATTCCGGCAACCATCGATGTCCATCATGTCGTTGTTCTGGTTCGCATGGTTCCACACGCGTATGCCGCGGATCACGACCCCTTCACAGGCGAAGTAGTGCTG
Proteins encoded in this region:
- a CDS encoding glycoside hydrolase, with amino-acid sequence MTGRVITYLTFILLAWTSTGLAAGASYDVRDFGARGDGVTNDRAAIQRAVDSCGRTGGTVAFPPGRYLTGSIDLVSNVELRLEHGAVILGSTRIDDYVAHTPAQASYNDLFLRYSLFYAEGKTNIAISGSGTIDGQGGAFTVTTRAKPARYMNRPYVLRFVGCKDVTVTGVTLQNSAMWMQHYFACEGVVIRGIRVWNHANQNNDMMDIDGCRNVIIADCIGDTEDDAITLKSTSPHVTENVTITNCVVSSHCNAIKTGTESTGGFRNITITNIVVKPSANTKAIVGHPAGISGITLATVDGGVLERVSVSDCVIDGPKVPIFIRLGARGRKYAADAPAPGVGTVRDIVVRNITATAGGPIGCSVSGIPGHRVTSVHLSNIVIGFPGGGTLADAKRMPEEAVDQYPEGTHWGALPAYGLYIRHAEEVVVDNVVFTRQGSDARPALVVADASNITVGRFRAQGDPTAASLIRCQSASDVLIQGSSATSDVPVFLEADERCDRILLLANDLRRAARPVHPTGCSSVRLEGNASHDGK